Proteins encoded in a region of the Candidatus Micrarchaeota archaeon genome:
- a CDS encoding PRC-barrel domain-containing protein has translation MSIRLSKMYGMDIYTDGGKFLGRVQDIIIDLEKGEIIRLTLEPLSYHITKEDAVRILKEKSILYKNVKSVEDVVVVSQQ, from the coding sequence ATGTCGATAAGATTATCGAAGATGTATGGTATGGACATATATACTGATGGAGGGAAGTTCCTCGGTAGGGTTCAGGACATAATAATAGACCTTGAAAAAGGCGAGATCATAAGACTTACTCTGGAACCGCTCAGTTATCATATCACTAAAGAGGATGCGGTGAGAATACTGAAGGAAAAGAGTATTCTGTACAAGAATGTAAAATCTGTCGAAGACGTGGTGGTGGTCTCGCAGCAGTAG
- a CDS encoding metallopeptidase: protein MKFDRAPDVKAMVEDIVEVLKDKFYYIDTERIICLRSFGSKARAYARIWSLPKIWQVALDIRTFYVLEVISHHFDQLPIEKKRKVIIHELMHIPTTFSGALTPHNFVWRRIDARSVNRLYELYKKRKMV from the coding sequence ATGAAGTTTGACCGCGCTCCCGATGTAAAGGCTATGGTTGAAGATATCGTTGAGGTATTAAAAGACAAGTTTTATTATATAGATACTGAAAGAATTATATGTTTGCGTTCTTTTGGTTCTAAGGCGAGGGCATACGCACGGATATGGAGTTTGCCTAAGATATGGCAGGTGGCGTTGGACATTCGTACCTTTTACGTTCTTGAAGTGATATCCCACCATTTCGATCAACTGCCCATTGAGAAAAAACGTAAGGTTATAATCCATGAACTCATGCATATTCCGACAACTTTTTCAGGGGCATTGACACCGCACAACTTTGTATGGAGAAGGATAGACGCTCGTTCAGTGAACAGATTGTACGAACTGTACAAAAAGAGAAAGATGGTCTAA
- a CDS encoding redox-regulated ATPase YchF, translated as MEIGICGKPNSGKSTFFSAATLIDVPMADYPFTTIDPNIGLSYVRTNCVCKEFGVKCNPKHGRCVNGIRFIPTKLVDVAGLVPGAHEGKGLGNRFLTDLAGTDCLIQVVDASGRTDLDGRLGKGDTVKEVMFLEEELVHWIDGILERHWRTIKSGNVQKLVDITNSLKVSEETTISILKELDLKDKKNWSPEDRFDIARLIVRRGKPILIAANKVDEKGADENIERLKEAYPDKVIVPTYALGELVLRKAAKNGYIEYLPGDSGFEVIRQLSKEQKTVLDRIREILDRYGGSGVQQILNKAVFDVLGYIVVYPVENEKELTDSQGNVVPDAILMKKGSTVIDLAEKIHSDIAEGFIGAIDVRTGRKVGRDHMLKDRDVIKIMFK; from the coding sequence ATGGAGATAGGAATCTGCGGTAAACCGAACAGCGGGAAAAGTACTTTTTTCAGTGCGGCTACGCTGATAGATGTGCCTATGGCAGATTATCCATTCACTACGATAGACCCGAACATAGGTCTGTCATACGTAAGAACGAACTGTGTATGTAAAGAGTTCGGAGTGAAATGCAATCCAAAACATGGACGATGTGTAAACGGAATAAGGTTCATTCCTACAAAACTGGTGGATGTCGCGGGACTTGTCCCTGGTGCTCATGAAGGTAAAGGGTTGGGTAACAGGTTCCTGACAGACCTGGCAGGTACGGATTGTTTGATCCAGGTTGTAGACGCCAGCGGTAGGACAGACCTCGATGGAAGATTGGGTAAAGGTGACACGGTCAAGGAGGTCATGTTTTTGGAAGAGGAACTTGTCCATTGGATAGACGGTATTTTAGAGAGACATTGGAGAACGATAAAATCGGGGAATGTACAAAAACTGGTAGATATAACCAACAGTTTGAAAGTGTCCGAAGAAACTACTATCTCAATACTAAAGGAATTGGATTTAAAAGATAAGAAAAACTGGTCTCCAGAAGACAGGTTCGATATCGCCCGGCTCATCGTCCGTCGAGGTAAACCGATACTGATCGCCGCTAATAAGGTCGATGAAAAAGGTGCGGATGAAAACATAGAAAGGCTGAAAGAAGCCTATCCCGACAAGGTTATCGTTCCGACGTACGCCCTCGGCGAATTGGTATTACGAAAGGCTGCAAAGAACGGATACATCGAATACCTTCCGGGTGATTCGGGGTTCGAAGTAATCAGACAGTTATCGAAGGAACAGAAAACAGTACTGGACAGAATAAGAGAGATCCTGGACAGGTACGGTGGGTCTGGAGTGCAACAGATACTGAACAAGGCGGTGTTCGATGTATTGGGATATATCGTCGTGTATCCTGTCGAAAATGAAAAGGAGTTGACAGATTCCCAGGGAAATGTGGTACCGGACGCGATCCTTATGAAAAAGGGGTCTACGGTTATCGACCTTGCCGAGAAGATCCATTCCGACATTGCCGAAGGGTTCATAGGAGCGATCGATGTTAGGACAGGACGAAAGGTCGGAAGAGACCATATGTTAAAGGATAGGGACGTGATAAAGATAATGTTTAAATAA
- a CDS encoding replication factor C large subunit, translating to MLLTEKYRPNRLSKFLGNTSEIKKVKQWILNWKRGIKGKPLLITGPVGVGKTSLAHAVADEFGFELYEINESQEYSHDTIEKLFNHSLVSGTLFGKPRLLLVDDADKMALMGRGLASKLSSLLKDPPFPIILTAIDPWDPSLSSVRGFCEVITLKRPSNSTLERYLLLIAEKEKIPVTKEMIKKIVESAEGDVRAALNSLQGMSTAPRNINIKIMDALRRMFNAKTFVDARRITTMVDMDPDMLTLWIEENMPRELQDPEELAEGFYYLSRADVFRGRIKRRNVWGFLRYSLSLMTAGVALAKKEHRFRFVPYTFPTYLKYMSRTKEHRRTLNSIITKFKNHGRIHASGKEIREMLPLIKLLIEKYDGEALSFYDLDPKEAAFILGTTESKAKKYF from the coding sequence ATGCTCCTCACGGAAAAATACAGACCGAACAGACTTTCTAAGTTTTTGGGCAACACTTCTGAAATAAAAAAGGTAAAGCAATGGATATTGAACTGGAAGAGGGGCATTAAAGGTAAACCTTTGCTTATCACGGGTCCTGTTGGAGTTGGGAAAACTTCTCTGGCGCATGCCGTAGCCGATGAGTTCGGGTTTGAACTGTACGAGATAAACGAATCCCAAGAGTATTCGCACGATACAATAGAAAAACTTTTCAATCATTCTCTTGTCTCGGGTACATTGTTCGGCAAACCCCGGCTCCTTCTTGTAGACGATGCGGATAAGATGGCTCTCATGGGTAGGGGTTTGGCATCTAAACTGTCGTCCCTTCTCAAGGATCCGCCGTTCCCGATAATCCTCACAGCCATAGACCCTTGGGACCCGTCCTTGTCCTCCGTACGCGGGTTCTGCGAGGTCATAACCTTGAAAAGGCCGAGCAATTCCACACTTGAACGTTATCTCCTATTGATTGCAGAAAAAGAAAAGATCCCGGTCACTAAAGAGATGATAAAGAAGATTGTTGAATCGGCTGAAGGAGACGTCAGGGCGGCTCTGAACAGTCTTCAAGGGATGAGTACCGCACCGAGAAACATAAACATCAAGATTATGGATGCGCTCAGACGCATGTTCAATGCAAAAACCTTTGTAGATGCGAGGAGGATAACTACGATGGTAGATATGGACCCAGATATGTTGACTCTTTGGATAGAGGAAAACATGCCGAGAGAACTGCAGGACCCCGAGGAATTGGCAGAAGGGTTTTATTATCTGTCACGTGCAGACGTATTTCGGGGAAGAATAAAAAGAAGAAACGTTTGGGGTTTCTTAAGGTATTCACTATCACTTATGACAGCGGGCGTGGCTCTGGCGAAAAAGGAGCACAGGTTCAGGTTTGTTCCCTACACGTTTCCGACCTATCTGAAATACATGAGCAGAACAAAGGAGCACAGACGAACACTGAACAGTATAATAACCAAGTTCAAAAACCATGGAAGGATCCATGCATCCGGTAAAGAGATACGGGAAATGCTACCTCTCATAAAACTTCTTATCGAGAAATACGATGGAGAGGCCCTCTCTTTCTATGACCTTGACCCCAAGGAAGCTGCATTCATTCTTGGTACAACGGAATCAAAGGCAAAGAAGTATTTTTAA
- a CDS encoding metal-dependent hydrolase, with protein sequence MNYKGHLIVGGLSSTVIGFLIKPNIWYIIFGTVSALTPDIDHPKSKATSLLRGVVLLPLSVVISMSLFDDLAKMVLVTLGIFLLLIMLTELLRPRHRGITHGFAAALAYAIMIFLVSKDYYLAVFGLVGYVSHLIADGVFKIF encoded by the coding sequence ATGAATTACAAAGGTCATCTCATAGTAGGAGGATTGAGTTCAACAGTTATCGGATTTCTAATCAAGCCGAACATATGGTACATCATCTTCGGTACTGTGAGTGCTCTCACACCCGACATAGACCATCCTAAGAGTAAAGCCACCTCTTTATTGAGGGGTGTTGTTCTGCTTCCGTTAAGTGTTGTGATATCGATGTCGCTTTTCGATGACCTTGCGAAGATGGTACTGGTTACTTTGGGGATTTTCTTGCTGCTGATCATGTTAACCGAACTGTTACGTCCGAGACACAGAGGGATAACGCACGGTTTTGCTGCAGCCCTCGCATACGCGATAATGATATTTTTAGTATCAAAAGACTACTATCTCGCCGTTTTCGGATTGGTCGGATACGTTTCACACCTGATAGCAGACGGTGTGTTCAAGATTTTTTAA
- a CDS encoding fibronectin type III domain-containing protein has product MDSDDWQQWLLVLTFIVLGGIIISLYYLGKSAPDYPPSPPTDVYAFQNGSVVFIRWTPSISGDVIGYNVYRSTKKGVLGERVNNRVINGSSYTDTFYLPEGQYFYTVRAVDRSNEEDNLNQVSVNIDRTPPTDCEIQISRPVVKVPQVLVFMTCEDAYFCRFKDDGHEWSQFFPYTQYFTVPLYNESGERKLYGQCMDNHGNLGSIVYSVVTIDDHPPEIDEVVGLTSGFYHVGGNASLVFNVSDDYSKEVRCTLYINDIPVKDEETNTGSTILFNISFKERGPYIISLQCSDVAGNIARWVDVARVIE; this is encoded by the coding sequence ATGGATTCCGATGATTGGCAGCAATGGTTGTTGGTCCTAACCTTCATAGTACTCGGCGGGATAATCATCTCACTGTATTATTTAGGTAAATCCGCACCAGATTATCCTCCTTCCCCACCGACAGACGTGTACGCGTTTCAAAACGGGTCCGTCGTGTTCATTCGATGGACTCCTTCTATTTCAGGCGACGTTATCGGGTATAACGTATACAGAAGCACGAAAAAAGGAGTTCTGGGGGAACGAGTTAATAATAGGGTCATCAACGGTTCATCTTACACAGACACCTTTTATCTTCCGGAAGGTCAATATTTCTATACTGTCCGTGCAGTTGATCGTTCTAATGAAGAGGATAACCTTAACCAGGTATCTGTTAACATAGATAGAACTCCGCCTACCGATTGTGAGATTCAGATATCCCGTCCAGTTGTCAAGGTTCCTCAGGTGCTCGTGTTCATGACTTGTGAGGACGCATACTTCTGCAGGTTTAAGGATGACGGTCATGAATGGTCTCAATTCTTCCCGTATACGCAGTACTTCACAGTCCCTCTTTACAATGAGTCGGGTGAAAGAAAACTGTACGGACAATGTATGGATAACCACGGTAATCTCGGATCGATCGTTTATTCTGTCGTGACGATAGATGACCATCCTCCTGAAATCGACGAAGTGGTCGGGTTGACGAGCGGGTTCTACCATGTTGGCGGAAACGCGTCCCTTGTGTTCAATGTTAGCGATGATTATTCAAAGGAAGTGAGATGTACTCTGTACATAAATGATATCCCTGTTAAAGATGAAGAAACAAACACTGGATCAACGATCTTGTTCAACATCTCTTTCAAAGAGAGAGGCCCATATATTATATCGCTCCAGTGTTCTGATGTTGCAGGAAACATTGCAAGATGGGTTGATGTTGCACGTGTTATCGAATAG